From Caretta caretta isolate rCarCar2 chromosome 3, rCarCar1.hap1, whole genome shotgun sequence, a single genomic window includes:
- the LOC142071439 gene encoding myb/SANT-like DNA-binding domain-containing protein 7 — MQSSSAEVTMMESQNHKRAPAWTKREVRDLIAVWGEESVLSELGSSFRNVKTFVKISQGMKDRGHNRDPKQCRVKLKELRQAYQKTREANGRSGSEPQTCRFYDELHAILGGSATTTPAVLFDSFNRDGGNTEAGFGDEEDDDDDEVVDSSQQASGETGFPDSQELFLTLDLEPVHPEPTQGCLLDPAGGEGTSAACVSMITGSSPSQRLVKLRKKKKTHSR; from the exons atgcagagctcatcagcagaggtgaccatgatggagtcccagaatcacaaaagagctccagcatggaccaaacgggaggtacgggatctgatcgctgtatggggagaggaatccgtgctatcagaactcggttccagttttcgaaatgtcAAAACCTTTgttaaaatctcccagggcatgaaggacagaggccataacagggacccgaagcagtgccgcgtgaaactgaaggagctgaggcaagcctaccagaaaaccagagaggcgaacggccgctccgggtcagagccccaaacatgccgcttctatgatgagctgcatgccattttagggggttcagccaccactaccccagctgtgttgtttgactccttcaatagagatggaggcaatacggaagcaggttttggggacgaagaagatgatgatgatgatgaggttgtagatagctcacagcaagcaagtggagaaaccggttttcccgacagccaggaactgtttctcaccctggacctggagccagtacaccccgaacccacccaaggctgcctcctggacccagcaggtggagaagggacctccg ctgcatgtgtttcaatgatcacaggatcttctccttcccagaggctagtgaagcttagaaagaaaaaaaaaacgcactcgagatga